Genomic DNA from Mesorhizobium sp. 131-2-1:
GTTCGTCTTCGTCACCAAGCGCATGACCATCGGCCGCCGCATCTATGCGATGGGCGGCAACGCCAAGGCGGCGCAACTGTCGGGCATCAACACCGAGCGGCTGACCCTGATGGTGTTCATCAACATGGGCGTGCTTTCGGCGCTCGGCGGCCTGATCATCGCGGCCCGGCTCGGCCAGGCGGTGCCCGCGGCCGGCCTCGGCAGCGAGCTCGACGTCATCGCGGCTGTCTTCATCGGCGGCGCCTCGGCGATGGGCGGCGTCGGGCAGGTCATCGGCGCGGTGGTCGGCGGCTTCATCATGGGCGTGATGAACAACGGCATGTCGATCATGGGCGTCAATGTCGACTGGCAGCAGGTGGTCAAGGGCCTGGTGCTGCTCGGCGCGGTGATCTTCGACGTCTACAACAAGAACAAGGCCTGACAGGAGCAATTCCAGGAAAAGTGCGTAGCGGTTTTCCGCTGGGAATTGCGCAGAGACGAAATATTTGGAGCGGGTCGGCTGCTCAAAGCTGAACCGCTCCAGCGAGGAAAGCAGGAGGCATACGGGTCCAGATCGCGAAGCTGCCGGCAACCCGCCGGCGCCAAAGAAGTCCCGCAAGGACCAGGCTCGCGAGCGCAATCCGGACGAAGAGTTTCAACCGTGGCGCGGAACTGTTCCGGGCCGCGACGGTCAGGGTTTGCCAATCGGCGGCCGGGCCAAGGCAAAAGAGAGAGGGTTCATCATGCTGATCTCCCAGATCCTCGACGACGCCGAGACGATCCGCGTCGTCGCCCGCAACGGCGGCAAGACCCGGATCATCAACGGCGCCCGCAGCGTCTATTCGCTGGCGATGGAGGCGGCCCGCACCGGCACCGGCCTCGTGGCGCTGATCGAGCGCAAGGGTTTCGGCGAAACCGTCGATCTCGATGCCGTTTACAAGAAGGGACGGCTGGTCTCGCCGATCAACCATCCGGATCCCGCGCATCTGCATCTCACAGGCACGGGCCTCACACATCTGGGCTCCGCCGCGACGCGCGATTCCATGCACAAGAAGCTCAGCGCCGACGGCGAGGAGCAGCTCACCGATTCCATGAAGATGTTCCGCATGGGGCTCGAGGGCGGCAAGCCGGCGAAAGGCCAGATCGGCGTGCAGCCGGAATGGTTCTACAAGGGCAACGGCACGATGGCGGTGGCGCCCGGTGCGGCGCTGATGTCGCCCGCCTTCGCGCAGGACGCCGGCGAGGAGCCGGAGATCGCCGGCATCTATGTCATCGGCGATGACGGCGCGCCGTTCCGTGTCGGCTTCACCCTGTCGAACGAGTTCTCCGACCATGTGACGGAGCGGGTGAACTATTTGTTCCTCGCCCACTCCAAGCTGCGCAACGCCTCGTTCGGACCGGAGATCCTGATCGGCGACCTGCCTGCGGACATCAGGGGCTCCTCGCGCATCCTTCGCGACGGCAAGCTGCTATGGGAAAAGCCGTTCCTGTCGGGCGAGGCGAACATGTCGCACACCATCGCCAACCTCGAGCATCACCACTTCAAATATTCGGCCTTCCGCCAGCCGGGCGACGTGCATGTGCACATGTTCGGCACCGCGACGCTGTCCTTCGCCGACGGCGTCAAGACCGAGGCCGGCGACACTTTCGAGATCGAGGCGAAGGATTTCGGCCTGCCGCTGCGCAACCCGCTCGAGATCGAGAAGCCGGTGAAGGTGGCGGTGAAGGCGCTGTAAGCTCCAGCCTTCCCCTTCTCCCCTTGTGGGAGAAGGTGGATCGGCGCGCAGCGCCGAGACGGTTGAGGGGTGCGCGAAGGATCGCCGTCGGCGTCAAGCTGGAGCACCCCTCATCCGGCCGAGCTGCGCTCGGCCACCTTCTCCCACAAGGGGAGAAGGAAGAGGCTCAAACCTCAATAGATATCGAAATCGAAATACTTGGCCTGGATCTTCTTGTAGGTGCCGTCGGCGACGATGGCGTCGATGGCCGCGTTGAGCTTGTCGCGCAGCGCGGTGTCGTCCAGGCGCACGGCGATGCCGGCTTCGGTCTCGGTGCCCTTGACGTCGCCGACCAGCTTGCAACAGCCGTCGCTCGCCTTCTTGAGCCAGTCCACCAGCACGAACTTGTCCGAAATGACGGCGTCGAGCCGGCCGTTCTGGAGATCGGTGATCGCCTCTTCCTGTGTCGGGTAGAGCTTGACCTCGGCGCCGGCCTTGCCGTAGGCGTCCTGGGCATAGTCGGCCTGGGTGGTCGAGGCCTGGGCGCCGACCGTCTTGCCGGCGAGCGCCGCCGGTTCGGTCGCGGTGAGCTCGCTGTCCTTGGGCGCCACCAGCGCCAGCGGCGTCGTATAGTATTTGTGGGTGAAGGCGACCTGCTTCTTGCGTTCCTCGGTGATGCTCATCGAGGCGATGATGGCGTCAAACTTCTTGGCCTGCAGCGCCGGAATGATGCCGTCCCAGTCCTGGGTGACGATCTCGCATTCGACCTTCATCTGCGCGCACAGCGCATTGGCGATGTCGATGTCGAAGCCCTCGACCTTGCCGTCCGGCGTGATGGTGTTGAACGGCGGATAGGCGCCCTCGGTGCCGATCTTGACCTTTTCCGCCGCCTGCGCCGACAAGGTGCCGGCGCCGACCGTCAGCATGGCGGCAGCGGCCGCCGACAGGATCCATCTCGAAATCCGCATTGTCATCTTCCCCTTCATTTCCGTCACCTTGACGGGTTGGGCGACAGCCAAGCATGGCGCGCCGAACCGGGCAAGCGGAGTCTGATGCTGACGATGGGGCCGAGCGGTTTCCGCTCTGACCATTTTGCTTTCACGCAATTCCGGACGGAAAACCGCTGCGCACTTTTCCTGGAATTGCTTTAGCGCGCGGCGCGGAAATGCTTGGAGAGCTTCAGGCCCTGCGCCTGGTAGTTCGAGCCGAGATCGCTGCCGTAGAGCGCCCGCGGCCGCTTCAGCATGTGCTCGTAAACGAGGCGCCCGACGATCTGGCCATGATCGAGGATGAAGGGCACCTCGTGGCTGCGCACTTCGAGCACCGCCCGGCTGCCGGTGCCGCCGGCCGCCGAATGGCCGAAGCCCGGATCGAAGAAGCCGGCATAATGGACGCGGAATTCGCCGACCAGCGGATCGAAGGGCGTCATCTCGGCGGCGTAGAGCGGCGGCACATGCACCGCCTCGCGGCTGACCAGGATGTAGAACTCGTCCGGATCGAGCACCAGTTCGCCGGCGCCGCTCTTGTAGAGCGGCTCCCAGAAGTCGACGACGTCCTGCGCGGCGCGCTTGTCGACATCGACAAGGCCGGTGTGGTGCTTGCCGCGATAGCCGACCAGCCCGTCCTTGTCGCCGTCGAGATCGATCGACAGCGCGATGCCGCCGCCGGAGATGTTGGGCGGCTCGGTGGCGACCAGCATCTCGGCATGGTGGAGGTCGCGCAACTCATTCTCCGACAGCAGCGCGTTGCCGGTGCGGAAGCGTATCTGCGACAGGCGCGAGCCGGCGCGCACGACGATCGGGAAGGTGCGCGGGCTGACCTCGAGATAGAGCGGGCCGTGATAGCCGGCGGCGATCTTGTCGAACTCGTGGCCGCGATCGGTCATCACCCGGGTGAAGATGTCGAGCCGCCCGGTCGAGCTTTTCGGATTGGCCGAGGCGGAGACATTCGCCGGCAGTGCCAGGCTTTCCATGAGCGGCACGATGTAGACGCAGCCCGTCTCCAGCACGGCGCCGTCGGCGAGATTGATCTCGTGCAGCTTCAGCCGGTCGAGCTTGTCTGCCACAAGATGATCAGGCCCGGGCAGGAAGGAAGCGCGCACGCGGAAAGCCGTGTCGCCCAGCCTGAGGTCGAGGCTGGCCGGCTGGACCTGGTCGGCATCGAGGGCGCGCGGCGACTTCAGCGCGCCGGACTGGAACAGCGCGGAAATGTCCTGATCGGGAAGAATGCCTGTCTGCCGCAAAGCTGGCTCCGCTCCAAGGCCGCTGGTACAAACCTCTTAATGAAGCCGGCAATTGACGCAAGCGCGGTGCGGGTCTAAAGGGTCGTTATCCCGTGGTGATTTGGCCGGTCGGCTTGCAGCCACGTTAAACAAGTCGCTAAAGGACCGTCGGGCCGCAAGGCCGTATGGACCGGTTGCGACTTTTCGCGGCCGGTTTTTTTGTATCTGGAAGTAGAGCGATGACGAAGAAGCGTGACTGGAAGCCTCAGACGGCACTCGTGCATGGCGGGACGCTGCGTTCCGGCTTCGGCGAGACATCAGAGGCGATGTACCTCACCCAGGGCTATGTCTATGAGACGGCGCAGGCGGCGGAAGCCCGCTTCAAGGGCGAGGAACCGGGCTTCATCTATTCGCGCTACGCCAATCCCACCGTCGACATGTTCGAGAAGCGCATGTGCGCGCTGGAAGGTGCTGAAGACGCGCGCGCCACCGCCTCCGGCATGGCGGCGGTCAGCGCGGCACTGCTGTGCAGCGCCAAGGCCGGCGACCATATCGTAGCGGCGCGGGCGCTGTTCGGCTCCTGCCGCTGGGTGGTCGAGACGCTGGCGCCGCGATACGGCATCGAGGCGACGCTGGTCGACGGCACCGACATCGCCAATTGGGAAAAGGCGGTCAGGCCGAACACCAAGCTGTTCTTCCTCGAAAGCCCGACCAACCCGACGCTGGAAGTGGTCGACATCGCTGCCGTCGCCGCGCTCGCCAATTCGATCGGCGCCAGGTTGATCGTCGACAATGTCTTCGCCACGCCCTTGCAGCAGAAACCCTTGCAGCTCGGCGCCCATATCGTCGTCTATTCGGCGACCAAGCACATCGACGGCCAGGGGCGCTGCCTCGGCGGCGTCATCCTGTCGGACAAGAAGTGGATCGACGAGAACCTGCACGACTATTTCCGCCACACCGGCCCCAGCCTGTCGCCGTTCAACGCCTGGACGCTGCTCAAGGGGCTGGAGACGCTGCCGCTGCGCGTGCGCCAGCAGACGGAAAGCGCTGGCAAGATCGCCGACTTCCTGGCCGAACGGCCGGAGATCGCCCGTGTCATCTATCCGGGCCGGGCCGACCACCCGCAGGCCGAGATCGTCAGGAAGCAGATGTCGGGCGGCTCGACGCTGATCTGCCTCGACGTCAAGGGCGGCAAGCAGGCGGCCTTCGCCTTCCAGAACGCGCTCGACATCGTGCTGATCTCCAACAATCTCGGCGACGCCAAGAGCCTGATCACCCATCCGGCGACGACGACGCACAAGAACCTCAGCGACGAGGCGCGCGCCGAGCTCGGTATCGGCCCAGGCACGCTCAGGCTCTCGGTCGGCCTGGAGGATGCGGACGATCTGCTCGCCGATGTCGAGCAGGCGCTGAAGTCGGCGAAATAGACAGGCGCCGGTCAGGCGCTCGACGGCGTCTCTTGCAGTTCGGCCGCCTTGGTGCCGATGGTCATGGCGTTGCCACGCCAGTCGACGGCGCCGCCCAGCCAGCCGCGCGCCCATATCGCCGGCAGCATCGCGTCCCGCACGATCATGGCGGCGACGATGCGCGGCGATAGATACCAGCCCTTGGCCCAGGCGAGCGCGCATTCCGGCAGGTAGGCGAACGCCAACACGCAAAGCGCGGTGGCCGGCAGGCTGACGCCGGAATGAGCCGCCGCCAACAGCGCGAACAGCAGCGGCAGCGCCGCACCGGTCATGATCTCCGGCGCGAAGAACAGCGGGAAGGTGACGCGGCGCAGCCGCGCCCAGCGCGCCTGGCGCGACCAGATCTCACCAAACCTGCGCTCGCCGAGCGGCTGCTCGAAGGGCGAAGCGACGAGATGTACGCGAAGGCCAAGCCCGTTGACCAGCTTGGTCGCGGCGGCGTCCTCGGCGATCTCGGCGGCGAGGGCGCGAATGCCGCCATTGGCGTCGAGCATGG
This window encodes:
- a CDS encoding ABC transporter substrate-binding protein, producing the protein MRISRWILSAAAAAMLTVGAGTLSAQAAEKVKIGTEGAYPPFNTITPDGKVEGFDIDIANALCAQMKVECEIVTQDWDGIIPALQAKKFDAIIASMSITEERKKQVAFTHKYYTTPLALVAPKDSELTATEPAALAGKTVGAQASTTQADYAQDAYGKAGAEVKLYPTQEEAITDLQNGRLDAVISDKFVLVDWLKKASDGCCKLVGDVKGTETEAGIAVRLDDTALRDKLNAAIDAIVADGTYKKIQAKYFDFDIY
- the araD1 gene encoding AraD1 family protein, giving the protein MLISQILDDAETIRVVARNGGKTRIINGARSVYSLAMEAARTGTGLVALIERKGFGETVDLDAVYKKGRLVSPINHPDPAHLHLTGTGLTHLGSAATRDSMHKKLSADGEEQLTDSMKMFRMGLEGGKPAKGQIGVQPEWFYKGNGTMAVAPGAALMSPAFAQDAGEEPEIAGIYVIGDDGAPFRVGFTLSNEFSDHVTERVNYLFLAHSKLRNASFGPEILIGDLPADIRGSSRILRDGKLLWEKPFLSGEANMSHTIANLEHHHFKYSAFRQPGDVHVHMFGTATLSFADGVKTEAGDTFEIEAKDFGLPLRNPLEIEKPVKVAVKAL
- a CDS encoding O-succinylhomoserine sulfhydrylase, whose amino-acid sequence is MTKKRDWKPQTALVHGGTLRSGFGETSEAMYLTQGYVYETAQAAEARFKGEEPGFIYSRYANPTVDMFEKRMCALEGAEDARATASGMAAVSAALLCSAKAGDHIVAARALFGSCRWVVETLAPRYGIEATLVDGTDIANWEKAVRPNTKLFFLESPTNPTLEVVDIAAVAALANSIGARLIVDNVFATPLQQKPLQLGAHIVVYSATKHIDGQGRCLGGVILSDKKWIDENLHDYFRHTGPSLSPFNAWTLLKGLETLPLRVRQQTESAGKIADFLAERPEIARVIYPGRADHPQAEIVRKQMSGGSTLICLDVKGGKQAAFAFQNALDIVLISNNLGDAKSLITHPATTTHKNLSDEARAELGIGPGTLRLSVGLEDADDLLADVEQALKSAK
- a CDS encoding 2'-deoxycytidine 5'-triphosphate deaminase produces the protein MRQTGILPDQDISALFQSGALKSPRALDADQVQPASLDLRLGDTAFRVRASFLPGPDHLVADKLDRLKLHEINLADGAVLETGCVYIVPLMESLALPANVSASANPKSSTGRLDIFTRVMTDRGHEFDKIAAGYHGPLYLEVSPRTFPIVVRAGSRLSQIRFRTGNALLSENELRDLHHAEMLVATEPPNISGGGIALSIDLDGDKDGLVGYRGKHHTGLVDVDKRAAQDVVDFWEPLYKSGAGELVLDPDEFYILVSREAVHVPPLYAAEMTPFDPLVGEFRVHYAGFFDPGFGHSAAGGTGSRAVLEVRSHEVPFILDHGQIVGRLVYEHMLKRPRALYGSDLGSNYQAQGLKLSKHFRAAR